The Chryseolinea soli genome contains a region encoding:
- a CDS encoding ArsR/SmtB family transcription factor has protein sequence MKARRDVYQAIADPTRRAIINLISAEPHNVNAIAEKFDVSRQAISLHVKILIDCGLITITQRGRDRFCEAQLDQLSEVSAWVDQYRKHWESKLDSLESYLEKLKKQRYGKQKK, from the coding sequence ATGAAAGCCAGACGGGACGTCTACCAGGCCATTGCCGACCCCACGCGGAGGGCCATCATCAACTTGATTTCTGCGGAACCACACAATGTGAACGCCATCGCCGAAAAGTTCGACGTCAGCCGGCAGGCCATCTCCCTGCATGTCAAAATTCTTATCGACTGTGGTCTCATCACCATCACCCAGCGTGGCCGCGACCGGTTTTGTGAGGCGCAACTGGATCAGCTCAGCGAAGTGTCGGCGTGGGTGGACCAGTACCGGAAGCATTGGGAAAGCAAACTCGACAGCTTGGAGTCTTATTTGGAAAAACTCAAAAAACAACGCTATGGAAAACAAAAAAAGTAA
- a CDS encoding alpha/beta fold hydrolase: MKTFLTLLTLTITLMNAAIAQNGKYANVNGLHMYYEIHGNGKPLVLIHGGASTIQSTFGRLIPALSRTHKVIAVELQAHGHSDNRDGRQITFEQDADDVIALLQQLKIDKADIFGFSNGGTTALQIAIRQPALVDKLIIASSMYKRAGVAPGFWEAMKTPKFSDMPDIYKKEFLSINPSEEALHIMFEQCAHRMQQFKDIPDETIEAIQKPVLIVAGDHDVPLPEHAVEMYRRMPHASLALFPGGHGTFMGELAMLKEAHNPPVALPVIEDFLNTISPK, from the coding sequence ATGAAGACCTTCCTCACGTTACTCACATTAACCATCACGCTCATGAATGCTGCGATCGCACAAAACGGAAAATACGCCAACGTCAATGGCCTGCACATGTACTACGAGATCCACGGCAACGGCAAACCGCTGGTTCTCATTCACGGCGGGGCGTCGACCATACAATCCACGTTTGGCCGGCTCATCCCGGCGCTGTCCAGGACGCACAAGGTCATTGCGGTGGAGTTGCAAGCGCACGGTCACAGCGACAATCGCGACGGCCGGCAGATCACCTTCGAACAAGATGCCGACGATGTGATCGCGCTGTTGCAGCAATTAAAGATCGACAAGGCCGACATTTTTGGTTTTAGTAATGGCGGCACCACCGCATTGCAAATTGCCATTCGCCAACCGGCCCTGGTCGATAAACTCATCATCGCCTCCTCTATGTACAAACGCGCCGGCGTAGCACCCGGATTTTGGGAAGCCATGAAGACGCCAAAGTTTTCGGATATGCCTGACATTTATAAGAAGGAATTCCTGTCCATCAATCCCAGCGAGGAAGCGCTGCACATCATGTTCGAGCAATGCGCTCACCGGATGCAGCAGTTCAAAGACATACCCGACGAGACCATCGAAGCCATTCAAAAACCTGTGTTGATCGTCGCCGGCGACCACGATGTGCCTTTGCCGGAACATGCCGTTGAAATGTATCGCCGGATGCCGCACGCCAGCCTTGCGTTATTTCCCGGTGGTCATGGAACGTTCATGGGCGAACTCGCGATGTTAAAGGAAGCGCATAACCCACCAGTGGCGTTGCCGGTGATCGAAGACTTTCTGAACACGATTAGCCCGAAATAA
- a CDS encoding SusC/RagA family TonB-linked outer membrane protein, producing MSNQLRNALCCIALSATLCFMPEAVFSKARTPDSPVAPEITIKGKVTEETGESLPGVNVLVKGTTTGTTTDSDGNFSLVVPDNSTSLIFSFIGYVTQEVSIDNRTEINVTLAVDIVSLSEVVVTGYGSQSKRDITGAVSTIASDRLLSTPSTNLGQAMQGKVAGVNVGNENSPGGGVMVRIRGFGTVTDNSPLYVIDGVPTKGNLNTINQNDIESIQVLKDASSASIYGSRAGNGVVIITTKKGKAGKPVFTYDMYIGTQRPGKLLSMLNTQQYADLTWEARKNAGAVGANGNPVHAQFGNGATPVIPDYIFPAGAMEGDPRVAQDASGKYINYSNNIDAADFNKTKWLITKANKSGTNWLDEIFNPAPIQNHQIGVSGGNESGRYAMSLNYFDQKGIMIYTNFKRYSIRANTEFNINKKFRVGENLQIATTQRVNQPNGNSQESNPTSFAFRIQPIVPVYDVSGTTFAGTRGTDLDNSRNPVADLWRNKDNIQREVRLFGNAYAEYDILENLTAKTSFGIDYNIFNFRDYTIRDIESAESRGSNSLKTTNNYEWTWTWFNTLTYNATINDIHKFNFILGVESIKDYYETFDASRTNFASDDIENRYLSGGTGVQTNNGGANNWSLASEFAKVNYNLKDKYLLEGTVRRDRSSRFSAANLVAYFPAVSAGWVFSEESFAQNMNTWLDRAKLRVGWGQTGNQEIGFYNPLTIFSTNPATSFYDLNGTRTTAIPGYELTQFGNPKAKWETTTSTNIGLDVTLMNGKFDVNLDWYTRNTTDMLFPVAAPLTSGVATVPYQNIGTMRNRGIDLALAYHGQAMGNELTYNIEGNFSTYRNVVTKTNGDANTQLFGLNDERIQNFIVTQQNYPISSFFGYTIDGIFQTDDEAAAAPVNNLGTNQNKAGRFKFRDVNNDGVINTKDLSIIGNPHPDFTYGININVNYKNFGLTLFGQGVYGNQIFNYVKYWTDFPTFAGNRSTRMLNDSWRPGKTDAVLPQLTSSDQVSILPSTYYLESGSYFRFKNIQLTYTLPKGLVSKIGMSSVRVYVQGQNLWTITNYSGMDPEINLRNYTSGNDRVGGSFQYTAGTDRQLGVDGGAYPAAKQYLVGLNLTF from the coding sequence ATGAGTAATCAATTACGCAATGCATTATGCTGTATTGCCTTGTCAGCAACACTATGCTTCATGCCCGAAGCGGTGTTCTCGAAAGCGCGGACGCCCGACAGCCCGGTGGCGCCCGAAATAACGATCAAAGGTAAAGTAACAGAAGAAACCGGCGAATCCTTGCCGGGCGTAAACGTCCTGGTGAAGGGTACCACGACCGGTACTACAACCGATTCGGACGGCAACTTTTCGCTCGTGGTGCCTGACAACAGCACGTCGCTGATCTTTTCATTCATCGGCTATGTGACACAAGAAGTGAGCATCGACAACCGAACGGAGATCAACGTGACCCTGGCCGTCGACATCGTGTCGCTGTCCGAAGTGGTGGTCACCGGTTATGGATCGCAATCCAAACGCGACATCACCGGTGCCGTGTCCACGATCGCGTCCGACCGTTTGCTCTCCACGCCTTCGACCAACCTGGGTCAAGCCATGCAAGGCAAGGTGGCCGGCGTCAACGTGGGGAATGAGAACAGCCCCGGTGGTGGCGTCATGGTTCGCATCCGTGGCTTTGGTACCGTTACCGACAACTCTCCCCTCTACGTTATCGACGGTGTCCCCACCAAAGGTAATTTAAACACCATCAACCAGAACGACATCGAGTCGATTCAAGTGTTGAAGGACGCGTCGTCTGCTTCGATCTATGGCTCGCGCGCCGGGAACGGCGTGGTGATCATCACCACCAAAAAGGGAAAAGCCGGCAAGCCCGTTTTTACCTACGACATGTACATTGGCACGCAACGTCCCGGCAAGCTGTTGAGCATGCTGAACACCCAGCAGTATGCCGACCTGACCTGGGAGGCGCGTAAAAACGCGGGCGCTGTAGGAGCGAATGGCAACCCCGTACACGCTCAATTTGGCAATGGTGCCACGCCGGTCATCCCGGACTACATTTTCCCGGCAGGTGCCATGGAAGGCGATCCCCGTGTGGCCCAGGATGCCAGTGGAAAATACATCAACTACAGCAACAACATCGACGCCGCCGATTTCAACAAGACCAAATGGCTCATCACCAAAGCCAACAAGAGCGGCACCAACTGGCTGGACGAGATCTTCAACCCGGCGCCCATCCAGAACCACCAGATCGGTGTCTCGGGTGGTAACGAGAGCGGACGTTATGCCATGTCCTTAAATTATTTCGATCAAAAAGGGATCATGATCTACACGAACTTCAAACGCTATTCCATACGGGCAAACACGGAGTTCAACATCAATAAAAAATTCCGCGTAGGCGAAAACCTTCAGATCGCTACTACCCAACGGGTGAACCAGCCCAATGGAAACAGCCAGGAAAGCAACCCCACATCCTTCGCCTTCCGTATCCAGCCGATCGTGCCCGTCTATGACGTTTCGGGAACAACATTTGCCGGTACCCGGGGCACCGACCTCGACAACTCGCGGAATCCCGTGGCCGACCTGTGGCGCAACAAAGACAACATTCAGAGGGAAGTACGCCTGTTTGGAAATGCCTATGCCGAGTACGACATCCTCGAAAACCTCACGGCCAAAACCAGCTTCGGCATCGACTACAACATCTTCAATTTCCGGGACTATACCATACGCGACATCGAATCGGCCGAATCCCGCGGATCGAATTCGTTAAAAACAACCAACAACTACGAATGGACCTGGACGTGGTTCAACACCCTCACCTACAACGCCACGATCAACGACATCCACAAATTTAACTTCATCCTCGGTGTCGAGTCCATCAAAGATTACTATGAAACCTTCGATGCCAGCCGCACCAATTTCGCCTCCGACGATATCGAGAACCGTTATCTGAGTGGTGGCACGGGTGTTCAAACCAACAACGGCGGTGCGAACAACTGGAGCCTCGCGTCTGAATTCGCCAAGGTGAACTACAATTTGAAAGACAAATACCTGTTGGAAGGAACCGTGCGCCGCGACCGCTCCTCGCGGTTCTCTGCCGCAAACCTGGTAGCGTATTTCCCGGCCGTGAGCGCTGGCTGGGTGTTCTCGGAAGAATCGTTTGCTCAAAACATGAACACCTGGCTCGACCGCGCCAAACTGCGTGTGGGCTGGGGACAAACGGGGAACCAGGAGATCGGTTTTTATAACCCCCTAACCATCTTCTCCACCAACCCCGCCACCTCCTTCTACGACCTGAACGGCACCCGCACTACGGCCATTCCCGGGTATGAGTTAACGCAATTCGGAAACCCGAAAGCAAAATGGGAAACTACAACCTCCACCAACATTGGTCTTGATGTTACCTTGATGAATGGCAAATTCGATGTGAACCTGGATTGGTATACACGCAACACGACCGACATGCTGTTCCCTGTAGCAGCGCCGCTCACGTCAGGTGTAGCCACCGTGCCCTATCAGAACATCGGAACCATGCGGAATCGCGGAATCGATCTCGCGTTGGCTTACCACGGTCAGGCGATGGGCAACGAGCTCACCTACAACATCGAGGGTAATTTCAGTACCTATCGCAACGTGGTTACCAAAACCAATGGCGACGCCAATACGCAATTGTTCGGTCTCAATGATGAGCGCATTCAAAACTTCATCGTTACGCAGCAGAACTATCCCATCTCTTCCTTCTTCGGCTATACCATCGATGGTATTTTTCAAACCGACGACGAGGCCGCCGCAGCCCCTGTGAACAACCTGGGCACCAACCAGAACAAAGCAGGCCGGTTTAAATTCCGGGATGTGAACAACGACGGCGTGATCAATACGAAGGACCTTTCCATCATTGGCAATCCGCACCCCGATTTCACCTATGGCATCAACATCAATGTCAACTATAAAAACTTCGGACTCACCCTTTTCGGTCAAGGTGTTTATGGCAACCAGATCTTCAACTATGTGAAGTACTGGACCGACTTCCCCACCTTTGCCGGAAACCGGAGCACGCGCATGCTCAACGATTCGTGGAGACCGGGCAAGACCGACGCCGTTCTTCCGCAGTTAACCTCCAGCGACCAGGTGAGCATCCTGCCTTCGACCTACTACCTGGAGTCGGGCTCGTATTTCCGTTTCAAGAACATTCAACTGACCTACACCCTGCCCAAAGGACTGGTGTCCAAAATTGGTATGTCCTCCGTTCGCGTTTATGTTCAAGGACAAAACCTGTGGACCATCACCAACTATTCGGGTATGGACCCCGAGATCAACCTGCGTAACTACACGTCGGGCAACGACCGCGTTGGCGGAAGCTTTCAATACACGGCCGGAACCGATCGCCAACTCGGTGTGGATGGCGGAGCGTACCCCGCAGCAAAGCAATACCTGGTGGGTCTGAATTTAACCTTCTAA
- a CDS encoding heavy metal-binding domain-containing protein, whose amino-acid sequence MKKTILMTTVVIAGLFTSAVLISSCGGKKEHGTEEHHHGEGDTTAHHDEMEMDSTQMAYACPMHPEVTGKEGDACSKCGMKLVAVNADSTKMHGEHEH is encoded by the coding sequence ATGAAAAAAACAATCTTAATGACGACCGTTGTCATCGCCGGGCTATTTACTTCCGCAGTATTGATTTCCAGCTGCGGTGGCAAAAAAGAACACGGCACAGAAGAACACCATCATGGGGAAGGTGACACGACCGCGCACCACGATGAAATGGAAATGGACTCAACACAAATGGCATATGCCTGCCCCATGCATCCTGAAGTAACGGGTAAAGAAGGGGATGCCTGCTCCAAGTGTGGAATGAAGCTGGTAGCGGTGAACGCCGACAGCACAAAAATGCACGGTGAGCACGAGCACTAA
- a CDS encoding SRPBCC family protein, which translates to MENKKSNTADRELRLSRKLNAPIDLVWEVWTKPEHIANWWGPNGFTNTIHKMDLKPGGEWDLVMHGPDGTNYKNKSIFKEIILHKKLVYEHITGPRFVATIEFQEQGDQTFITWHMLFESVEEFVQTVKTFKADEGLKQNIEKLNVYLSEMKTKTQR; encoded by the coding sequence ATGGAAAACAAAAAAAGTAATACGGCCGACCGCGAGCTTCGCCTCTCCCGAAAGCTGAATGCACCCATCGACCTGGTGTGGGAAGTTTGGACCAAGCCCGAACACATCGCCAACTGGTGGGGGCCCAACGGTTTCACCAACACCATCCACAAGATGGATCTCAAGCCCGGTGGCGAGTGGGATTTGGTCATGCACGGCCCGGATGGAACGAACTATAAAAACAAGAGCATCTTCAAAGAGATCATTCTTCATAAAAAACTGGTCTACGAACACATCACCGGCCCCAGGTTTGTGGCCACGATAGAGTTCCAGGAGCAAGGCGATCAAACGTTCATCACCTGGCACATGCTCTTTGAAAGCGTTGAAGAGTTTGTCCAGACCGTGAAAACGTTCAAAGCAGACGAAGGCCTGAAGCAAAATATCGAGAAACTCAACGTGTACTTGTCCGAAATGAAAACAAAAACACAACGCTGA